From the Nodularia sp. NIES-3585 genome, one window contains:
- the purE gene encoding 5-(carboxyamino)imidazole ribonucleotide mutase, which translates to MAPLIGIIMGSDSDLPTMKDAIAICEEFGVEVEVAIVSAHRTPERMVQYAQQAHERGLKVIIAGAGGAAHLPGMVASLTPLPVIGVPVATRNLQGVDSLYSIVQMPGGIPVATVAIGNAKNAGLLAVQIIATHQPKLSEKVQQYRQTLSESVMAKQAKLEQLGYEKYLQQELS; encoded by the coding sequence ATGGCTCCTCTTATCGGTATTATCATGGGCAGCGATTCAGATTTGCCCACCATGAAAGATGCGATCGCAATTTGTGAAGAATTTGGTGTAGAAGTCGAAGTAGCGATTGTTTCCGCACATCGGACTCCAGAACGCATGGTGCAGTATGCCCAACAAGCCCATGAACGGGGGCTGAAAGTGATTATTGCCGGCGCAGGCGGTGCAGCCCATCTTCCCGGAATGGTAGCATCTTTAACCCCACTGCCTGTAATTGGTGTTCCCGTAGCAACTCGCAACTTACAAGGAGTTGATTCTTTATATTCGATTGTACAGATGCCTGGGGGTATTCCAGTTGCAACAGTGGCAATCGGTAACGCTAAAAATGCTGGACTTTTAGCAGTGCAAATCATCGCTACCCACCAACCAAAATTATCCGAAAAAGTTCAACAATACCGCCAAACTCTCTCGGAATCGGTAATGGCAAAGCAAGCCAAACTAGAACAACTGGGCTATGAAAAATATTTGCAGCAAGAATTGTCATAG
- a CDS encoding ammonium transporter, with translation MYKQKLKRKNRQLSARKSAKNTQLNSKFQEFKLGIKKLSPSWQACLPLACLIVLGWGYVAVAQTPDAGPTTAELKVALDTLWVAIAAFLVFFMNAGFGMLETGFCRQKNAVNVLSKNLIVFALASIAFWAIGFGIMFGDGNNFLGTSGFFLSGADNSPVTGDAYQGVFSALSWAGVPLAAKFLFQLAFAGTAATIVSGAVAERIKFVDFLIFSLLLVGIAYPITGHWIWGGGWLSEFGFWDFAGSTVVHSVGGWAALMGSAFLGPRIGKYQDQQVVALPGHNMSIATLGCLILWLGWFGFNPGSTMAADANAIAHIAVTTNMAAAAGAVAATGTAWIYLGKPDLSMIINGVLAGLVAITAPCAFVSIPASLIIGFIAGVIVVFSVTLFDKIRIDDPVGATSVHLVCGIWGTLAVGIWSVGPGVYSWYGEGAGPTAGLLAGGGLGQLFIQLVGVLTVGGITVVLSSIFWLLLKATLGIRVSREEELEGLDISEHGMEAYHGFVTETSPGGFPEGYDSSGISQDKY, from the coding sequence ATGTACAAACAAAAGTTGAAAAGGAAAAATAGGCAACTGTCTGCCAGAAAATCCGCGAAAAATACACAACTTAACTCAAAATTCCAGGAATTTAAACTAGGAATTAAGAAACTCTCTCCTAGCTGGCAAGCCTGCTTACCTTTAGCTTGTTTGATTGTTTTGGGCTGGGGTTATGTAGCAGTTGCCCAAACACCAGATGCCGGGCCAACAACAGCAGAACTGAAAGTGGCGCTGGATACTCTTTGGGTAGCGATCGCTGCCTTTTTAGTATTCTTTATGAATGCTGGGTTTGGAATGTTAGAAACTGGCTTCTGTCGCCAGAAAAACGCTGTCAACGTTCTCTCGAAAAACTTAATTGTTTTTGCCCTAGCTAGTATTGCCTTTTGGGCAATTGGCTTTGGGATTATGTTTGGCGATGGCAACAACTTCTTGGGAACTTCTGGATTTTTCCTTTCAGGAGCAGATAACAGTCCTGTAACAGGTGATGCTTATCAAGGTGTCTTCAGTGCGCTAAGTTGGGCGGGTGTGCCTTTAGCTGCCAAGTTCTTATTTCAATTGGCATTTGCGGGAACTGCGGCCACAATTGTTTCTGGTGCAGTTGCCGAACGGATTAAATTTGTTGACTTCTTAATCTTCAGCCTCCTACTTGTAGGTATTGCCTACCCCATTACCGGACATTGGATTTGGGGTGGTGGTTGGTTAAGTGAATTTGGGTTTTGGGACTTTGCTGGTTCTACCGTCGTTCACTCGGTGGGTGGTTGGGCAGCTTTAATGGGATCTGCATTTCTCGGTCCACGCATCGGAAAATATCAAGATCAGCAAGTTGTGGCTTTACCTGGTCACAATATGAGTATTGCGACCTTGGGCTGTTTAATTCTCTGGTTGGGCTGGTTTGGTTTTAACCCCGGTTCCACAATGGCTGCTGATGCTAACGCGATCGCTCACATAGCTGTTACCACTAATATGGCCGCAGCAGCGGGTGCAGTTGCCGCCACAGGTACAGCTTGGATTTACTTAGGTAAGCCAGACCTTTCAATGATTATCAATGGTGTTTTGGCTGGCTTGGTAGCGATTACAGCGCCCTGTGCTTTCGTGAGTATTCCTGCTTCTTTAATCATTGGCTTCATTGCGGGAGTCATCGTAGTCTTTTCAGTCACACTCTTTGACAAAATCCGCATTGATGACCCAGTAGGAGCGACCTCAGTTCACCTCGTTTGCGGTATCTGGGGAACTCTGGCAGTTGGTATCTGGTCTGTCGGTCCTGGTGTTTATTCCTGGTACGGTGAAGGTGCCGGACCCACCGCAGGTTTATTAGCCGGTGGTGGCTTAGGACAGTTATTCATTCAACTGGTAGGCGTTCTGACTGTAGGTGGGATTACGGTTGTTCTCAGCAGCATCTTCTGGTTGTTGCTCAAAGCGACTTTAGGTATCCGAGTCTCTCGCGAAGAGGAATTAGAAGGTTTGGATATCAGCGAACACGGTATGGAGGCATATCATGGATTCGTTACAGAGACAAGCCCTGGAGGATTCCCCGAAGGATATGATTCATCGGGAATATCACAAGACAAATATTAA
- a CDS encoding SGNH/GDSL hydrolase family protein, with amino-acid sequence MLAVILLIWQQQRLKAVFVDPLSPDQVRQTQAVTLDFNPRHQLNYQQWRDILKQEAKVASEQPPQRLSILTGDSLTLWFPPELLPEDRNWLNQAISGESSHGLLKRLNLFDSTQPEVIFVMIGINDLIRGVSDQVILNNQRRIMAYLRQQHPQAQIVVQSILPHGDEAATWEGRDKLLKIPNSRIRQLNQQLQNTAAKVGVKYLDLYPLFTNQQGNLRNEFTTDGLHLNPTGYVVWRTALQMYSNMELGSGE; translated from the coding sequence ATGTTGGCGGTAATCTTGCTTATTTGGCAACAGCAACGATTAAAGGCTGTTTTCGTCGATCCACTCTCCCCAGATCAAGTTCGTCAAACCCAAGCCGTTACACTAGATTTCAACCCCCGTCATCAACTCAATTATCAGCAGTGGCGAGATATTCTCAAGCAAGAAGCCAAAGTAGCTTCAGAGCAGCCTCCTCAGCGTTTAAGCATCCTTACAGGAGATTCTCTAACTCTGTGGTTTCCGCCTGAGTTGTTACCCGAAGATAGAAATTGGCTCAATCAGGCTATTTCGGGCGAATCTAGTCATGGACTATTAAAAAGATTAAACTTGTTTGATAGTACCCAGCCAGAGGTGATTTTTGTGATGATTGGCATTAATGACCTCATCCGGGGGGTAAGTGATCAAGTGATTTTAAATAATCAGCGGCGAATTATGGCTTACCTGCGTCAGCAGCATCCCCAAGCCCAAATTGTTGTCCAGTCGATTTTGCCTCATGGGGATGAAGCAGCAACTTGGGAGGGAAGAGATAAACTGCTGAAAATTCCCAACAGTCGGATTCGCCAGTTAAATCAGCAACTACAAAATACAGCTGCCAAAGTCGGTGTTAAATATCTTGATTTGTATCCTTTATTTACTAACCAGCAGGGTAATCTCCGCAATGAATTTACTACTGATGGTTTACATCTCAATCCCACAGGTTATGTAGTTTGGCGGACTGCGTTACAAATGTATAGCAATATGGAATTGGGGAGTGGGGAGTAG
- a CDS encoding 4-hydroxy-3-methylbut-2-enyl diphosphate reductase, which yields MDTKAFKRTLQHSDNYNRKGFGHKAEVTTQLQSEYQSSLIQEIRDRNYILQRGDVTIRLAQAFGFCWGVERAVAMAYETRQHFPTERIWITNEIIHNPSVNQRMQEMNIGFIPVEAGKKDFTVVETGDVVILPAFGASVQEMQILHDQGCKIVDTTCPWVSKVWNTVEKHKKVAYTSIIHGKYKHEETVATSSFAGKYLIVLNLKEAQYVADYILNGGNREEFLQKFVKACSAGFDPDQDLQRVGIANQTTMLKDETEQIGKLFERTMMQKYGTIELNQHFQSFNTICDATQERQDAMLELVEEDLDLMLVIGGFNSSNTAQLQQIADERKIPSYHIDCVERIKSANAIEHRQLNGELAIAPNWLPHGKIVVGVTSGASTPDKVVEDVMEKIFALKALVPAL from the coding sequence ATGGATACAAAAGCTTTTAAACGTACACTCCAACATTCAGACAATTACAACCGTAAGGGATTTGGTCACAAAGCAGAAGTTACGACTCAGTTGCAATCTGAGTATCAAAGCAGCTTGATTCAAGAAATCCGCGATCGCAATTACATATTGCAACGAGGTGATGTCACCATCAGACTAGCCCAAGCCTTCGGTTTTTGCTGGGGTGTAGAACGCGCCGTAGCAATGGCTTATGAAACCCGTCAGCATTTCCCCACAGAACGCATCTGGATTACTAACGAGATTATTCACAATCCCTCTGTGAATCAACGGATGCAGGAAATGAACATCGGATTTATCCCTGTGGAAGCAGGTAAAAAGGATTTTACGGTGGTGGAAACTGGCGATGTGGTCATCCTACCTGCATTTGGAGCCAGCGTTCAAGAAATGCAAATTCTCCATGATCAAGGTTGTAAAATTGTTGATACTACTTGTCCTTGGGTATCTAAAGTCTGGAATACCGTGGAAAAGCACAAAAAAGTTGCTTACACTTCGATTATTCACGGTAAATATAAGCACGAAGAAACAGTTGCAACTAGTTCCTTTGCTGGCAAATATCTGATTGTGCTGAATTTGAAAGAAGCCCAATATGTTGCAGATTATATTCTCAATGGTGGCAATCGCGAGGAATTTTTGCAAAAATTTGTCAAAGCTTGTTCCGCAGGATTTGACCCTGATCAGGACTTACAAAGAGTGGGGATTGCCAACCAAACCACCATGCTCAAAGATGAAACTGAGCAAATTGGTAAGCTGTTTGAGCGCACCATGATGCAGAAATATGGAACCATTGAGTTAAATCAGCATTTCCAAAGCTTTAATACCATATGTGATGCTACCCAAGAACGGCAAGATGCCATGTTGGAATTAGTGGAAGAGGATTTAGACTTAATGCTAGTAATTGGGGGATTTAATTCCTCGAATACGGCTCAATTACAACAAATTGCAGATGAAAGAAAAATTCCTTCCTATCACATTGACTGTGTAGAAAGAATTAAATCAGCAAATGCCATTGAACATCGCCAGTTAAATGGAGAGTTAGCGATCGCGCCAAATTGGCTACCCCATGGCAAAATTGTCGTCGGAGTCACTTCCGGTGCTTCCACACCAGATAAAGTAGTCGAAGATGTGATGGAAAAGATTTTTGCATTAAAAGCATTAGTCCCAGCACTTTAA
- a CDS encoding YdeI family protein, with protein sequence MVNELKNGIKTFYAQTRNEWRKWLEENHQSEKSVWLIIYKTTSKVPSVYYPEAVDEALCFGWIDSKPNKRDQNSYYQFFSKRNPKSNWSRVNKIKVATLISQNLMTSSGLEMINIAKQNGNWDALDEVENLTIPDDLQKEFDQNKVAFEYWQKFSRSSKRGILEWIFNAKKIETRQKRIDETVRLASANIKANY encoded by the coding sequence GTGGTAAACGAACTCAAAAACGGGATAAAAACTTTTTATGCTCAGACAAGAAACGAATGGCGTAAATGGTTAGAGGAAAATCATCAATCAGAAAAATCTGTTTGGCTAATTATTTACAAAACAACAAGTAAAGTGCCGAGCGTTTATTATCCTGAAGCAGTGGATGAAGCATTATGTTTTGGTTGGATAGATAGTAAACCAAACAAACGAGATCAAAATAGTTATTATCAATTCTTTTCTAAACGAAATCCCAAAAGTAATTGGAGTAGAGTAAACAAAATAAAAGTTGCAACGCTCATTAGTCAAAATTTAATGACTTCATCTGGACTAGAAATGATAAACATTGCCAAACAAAATGGCAATTGGGATGCACTAGATGAAGTGGAAAATCTCACTATTCCTGATGATCTACAGAAAGAATTTGACCAAAATAAAGTAGCATTTGAATATTGGCAAAAGTTTTCCCGTTCTTCAAAACGTGGGATATTAGAGTGGATTTTTAATGCAAAAAAAATTGAAACTCGACAAAAAAGAATTGATGAAACTGTAAGATTAGCAAGTGCAAATATTAAAGCAAATTATTAA
- a CDS encoding tetratricopeptide repeat protein, protein MSVNDTRHSNNFTWNRQVYHRLKLALSLGLRRQVYLAVSDNLHLRNQVAARLHSTLAYPVGQVLYKPIDGQQASTPAYPRLVTLRLNLSDPNPIDHINQWLANYPPPIIGASKDNSGRPLPIPIFQIVGVEQLTKQPVAIQRLFLHYLRLSEENFSSQESSQFLDSSMLLWVSRPWLSAIQQSAPQFWRWRTGVFVFAGEPTPTTENPGYPERSSSSRDLDLEDIEQSVLDESVIAAELKAASANGLKFGDDFDFPMESPRKNPGKQPEAWPLTAELLKVQTQKRKSTARSHQDHSQSQSSLSHISKDLTELVIGTMDTKVGEDGEDNQQPQQILLEIEKLHSQPASGEVLAAAYHNLGNLYRLRIEQGKSSLENLMVAILAYQEAIAYDENSPQLPDILNDLGTLYWMLYRAPHNSGDGKAYIEQAIEFYHLALKQISPQEQSETYARVQNNLGTAYGDLARFANSSENWQQAVLAYSQALRYRTADIEPLKYAACQNNLGTAYWHLGQYDQPVVNLHKAIASYSQALAHYSPEQEPLKYGMIQNNIGTAYWNLAQYDEQPAKNLQLAIDVYREALKYRTPANVPSACAATQNNLGTAYWHLANLTQTSKESQQKLLKLSIHAYDEALALANSLSGIPLSFDLFAAHNNLALAHYQLVTDNSFTGDKAASSQHLEAALNNHLQALNGFSQQPEAYQTTFSYVVKTIRAFHSQLGIQGQNLALSKVPGHLLPEVLPKL, encoded by the coding sequence ATGAGCGTGAATGATACTAGACACTCCAATAATTTTACTTGGAATCGACAAGTATATCATCGTCTAAAACTTGCCCTCAGTCTTGGTTTAAGACGACAAGTCTATTTAGCAGTTAGTGACAATTTACACTTACGAAATCAAGTGGCTGCTCGTTTGCATTCTACTTTAGCTTATCCAGTGGGGCAAGTGCTATATAAACCTATTGATGGTCAACAAGCTAGCACTCCAGCTTATCCGCGATTAGTCACTTTGAGGTTGAATTTAAGTGATCCCAATCCCATAGATCATATCAATCAATGGTTGGCTAATTATCCACCCCCAATAATAGGAGCATCAAAAGACAACTCTGGAAGACCGCTACCAATACCAATCTTTCAGATTGTAGGTGTGGAACAGTTAACCAAGCAACCAGTAGCTATACAGCGCTTATTTTTACACTATCTGCGCTTAAGTGAGGAAAATTTTTCTAGTCAAGAGTCCAGTCAGTTTCTAGATTCCAGTATGCTGTTGTGGGTATCACGTCCTTGGTTGTCTGCCATTCAGCAGTCAGCACCACAGTTTTGGCGTTGGCGTACTGGTGTGTTTGTATTTGCGGGGGAACCCACACCAACAACAGAAAATCCAGGTTATCCAGAACGTTCTTCTAGTTCTAGAGATTTGGATTTAGAAGATATTGAGCAATCTGTTCTGGATGAATCAGTCATTGCAGCAGAACTCAAAGCCGCGTCTGCCAATGGTTTAAAATTTGGGGATGACTTTGACTTCCCGATGGAATCACCAAGAAAAAATCCAGGTAAACAGCCTGAAGCTTGGCCTTTAACTGCGGAATTATTGAAGGTTCAAACGCAGAAACGGAAATCTACTGCTAGATCCCATCAAGATCATAGTCAATCGCAATCGTCGTTGTCTCACATTAGCAAGGATTTAACCGAGTTAGTTATAGGAACAATGGACACAAAGGTTGGTGAAGATGGAGAGGATAACCAACAACCGCAGCAAATTCTTTTAGAGATTGAGAAACTACACTCACAACCAGCCTCTGGAGAGGTATTGGCGGCAGCTTATCACAACTTAGGAAACTTATATCGCCTCCGCATTGAACAGGGAAAGTCAAGTCTAGAAAATTTGATGGTGGCAATTCTCGCTTATCAGGAGGCGATCGCCTACGATGAGAATTCACCGCAATTACCAGATATTTTAAATGACTTGGGTACACTTTATTGGATGCTGTACCGCGCTCCCCATAACTCAGGAGATGGGAAAGCTTATATAGAACAAGCAATTGAATTTTATCATTTGGCTTTAAAGCAAATATCTCCCCAAGAACAGTCAGAAACCTATGCACGGGTACAAAATAATCTCGGTACTGCCTATGGTGATTTAGCTCGTTTTGCTAATTCCTCGGAAAATTGGCAACAAGCAGTATTAGCTTACAGTCAAGCTTTACGGTATCGTACAGCCGATATAGAACCATTAAAGTATGCCGCGTGCCAAAATAATTTAGGTACTGCTTACTGGCATTTAGGGCAGTATGATCAACCAGTAGTGAATTTGCACAAAGCGATCGCTTCCTACAGTCAAGCGTTGGCTCACTACAGCCCCGAACAGGAACCATTGAAATATGGCATGATTCAAAATAATATCGGTACTGCTTACTGGAATTTGGCGCAATACGACGAACAACCAGCAAAAAATCTACAACTAGCCATTGATGTCTACCGCGAAGCTTTGAAATATCGGACTCCAGCTAATGTTCCCAGTGCTTGCGCTGCGACACAAAATAATCTGGGGACTGCATACTGGCATTTAGCAAACTTAACGCAAACAAGTAAAGAGTCACAACAAAAGTTATTAAAATTGTCTATTCATGCTTATGATGAAGCTCTGGCTTTGGCTAACTCACTTAGTGGTATACCTTTAAGTTTTGATTTGTTTGCTGCTCATAATAATTTGGCATTAGCTCATTATCAGCTAGTCACAGATAATTCTTTTACTGGTGACAAAGCCGCAAGTTCACAACATTTAGAAGCAGCTTTAAATAATCATTTGCAAGCCTTAAATGGATTCAGCCAACAACCAGAGGCTTATCAAACAACTTTCTCTTATGTGGTGAAAACAATTCGCGCTTTCCATAGTCAGTTGGGCATACAGGGACAAAATCTCGCTTTATCTAAAGTTCCAGGTCATTTGTTACCGGAAGTTTTACCTAAGTTGTAG
- the psb34 gene encoding photosystem II assembly protein Psb34, producing the protein MPYTNEEGGRLNNFAREPKVYQAEPPTNQQKRTYIFLGIAGAALVAGLVVVAFSVSHVG; encoded by the coding sequence ATGCCCTATACAAACGAAGAAGGCGGTCGTCTGAACAATTTTGCCCGCGAACCAAAGGTTTATCAAGCAGAACCTCCGACAAACCAGCAAAAGCGCACCTATATTTTCTTAGGCATCGCTGGCGCAGCTTTGGTTGCTGGGTTAGTTGTTGTTGCCTTCTCTGTTTCTCATGTTGGTTGA
- the thiO gene encoding glycine oxidase ThiO, translated as MTSDVLIIGGGVIGLAIAVELKLRGAKVTVLCRDFQVAATHAAAGMLAPDAENIPNPAMLSLCRRSRSLYPDWTQKLEDLTGLNTGYWPCGILAPVYQSTGTKLDSSAQADFPLTPTSQSSDWLNQTAIHQYQPGLGSEVVGGWWYPEDAQVDNRALVNVLWTAAQSLGVEFKDSIKVEAFLQQQGEVVGVQTNTGIIRANHYVLATGAWSNELLPLAVRPRKGQMLRLRVPDFIPELPLTRILFGDNIYIVPRRNRSIIIGATSEDVGFTPHNTPAGIQSLLQQAISLYPQLQDYPIQEFWWGFRPATPDELPILGNSHCHNLTLATGHYRNGILLAPITAALIADLIWQQKSDPILSNFHYSRFHSQSSTPTSMLTHSANFSQRNIAVEDAIHRVSTSSPLVIAGKTFQSRLMTGTGKYRSIEEMQQSIVASGCQIVTVAVRRVQNKAAGHENLAEALDWQKIWMLPNTAGCETAEDAIRVARLGREMAKLLGQEDNNFVKLEVIPDPKYLLPDPIGTLQAAEQLVKEGFAVLPYINADPMLAKRLEDVGCATVMPLASPIGSGQGLKTTANIQIIIENASIPVVVDAGIGSPSEAAQAMELGADALLINSAIALSQNPTVMAQAMNLATVAGRMAYLAGRMPLKTYASASSPLTGTITN; from the coding sequence TTGTGTAGGCGATCGCGTTCCTTATATCCAGACTGGACGCAAAAACTCGAAGATTTAACTGGTTTAAATACTGGTTACTGGCCTTGTGGAATATTAGCCCCAGTTTATCAATCGACAGGAACAAAACTAGATTCTTCTGCTCAGGCAGACTTTCCGCTAACCCCCACGTCCCAATCCTCAGACTGGCTAAATCAAACAGCAATTCATCAATATCAGCCAGGATTAGGTTCAGAAGTAGTTGGTGGCTGGTGGTATCCAGAGGATGCACAAGTTGATAATCGTGCCTTAGTGAATGTTCTGTGGACAGCGGCTCAATCCCTTGGTGTTGAATTTAAAGACAGCATTAAAGTAGAAGCATTTTTACAGCAGCAGGGAGAAGTAGTTGGTGTACAAACCAACACAGGAATCATTCGTGCTAACCATTACGTTTTAGCTACAGGCGCTTGGTCTAATGAATTATTACCATTAGCTGTGCGTCCTCGCAAAGGACAAATGTTGAGGCTGCGAGTTCCAGATTTTATCCCAGAATTGCCCCTAACACGAATTTTGTTCGGAGATAATATTTACATCGTACCGAGGCGTAACCGTTCAATCATCATTGGCGCAACTAGTGAAGATGTCGGCTTTACGCCTCATAACACGCCCGCAGGGATTCAAAGCTTACTCCAACAAGCCATTAGCCTATATCCCCAATTACAAGATTATCCCATTCAGGAATTTTGGTGGGGATTTCGTCCAGCCACACCCGATGAGTTACCTATTTTAGGTAATAGCCACTGTCACAATTTAACTTTGGCTACGGGTCATTATCGTAATGGCATATTACTTGCTCCCATCACCGCAGCATTAATTGCCGATTTGATTTGGCAACAAAAATCTGACCCCATATTGTCTAATTTCCATTATTCGCGCTTTCATAGCCAGTCATCTACCCCCACTTCTATGCTCACCCACTCTGCCAACTTCTCTCAGAGAAATATTGCCGTTGAAGACGCGATTCATCGCGTCTCTACAAGTTCACCATTGGTTATCGCTGGCAAAACTTTTCAATCCCGCTTAATGACAGGAACGGGCAAATATCGCAGCATTGAAGAAATGCAGCAAAGTATTGTTGCTAGTGGTTGCCAGATTGTCACCGTGGCAGTCAGAAGGGTGCAAAATAAAGCAGCAGGACATGAGAATTTAGCCGAAGCCCTGGATTGGCAAAAAATCTGGATGTTGCCTAATACTGCTGGCTGTGAAACCGCAGAAGATGCCATTCGGGTGGCTCGTTTGGGGCGAGAAATGGCGAAACTATTGGGACAGGAAGATAACAATTTTGTGAAATTAGAAGTTATACCTGATCCTAAATATTTACTTCCCGATCCTATTGGTACATTGCAAGCGGCGGAACAGCTAGTTAAAGAAGGTTTTGCCGTACTGCCTTACATTAATGCAGACCCCATGTTAGCCAAGCGTCTAGAAGATGTGGGTTGTGCCACAGTTATGCCTTTAGCGTCGCCCATTGGTTCAGGACAAGGACTGAAAACAACTGCTAATATTCAAATTATCATTGAAAATGCCAGTATTCCAGTAGTAGTAGATGCCGGAATTGGGTCACCTTCTGAAGCTGCCCAGGCGATGGAATTAGGTGCAGATGCCTTATTAATTAATAGTGCGATCGCTCTTTCCCAAAACCCTACAGTCATGGCCCAAGCCATGAATTTAGCAACCGTAGCCGGTCGTATGGCCTATCTAGCTGGCAGAATGCCCCTAAAAACCTACGCTAGTGCCAGTTCACCACTGACTGGAACAATTACAAATTAG